The Polaribacter sp. KT25b genome contains the following window.
CAAAAATGCGAATGACAGAAGTAATTGAAGAATTAATGCCTGGACATCCTATTGGAGTTTTAACAGGCCCTAATTTAGCCAAGGAAATTCATTTTGGAAAAGCTGCGGCTGCAGTAATTGCAATGGTAGATCATTCAATTGCAAAAAGTTTACAACCTGTTTTTAATTCGGGTTTATTTCGCGTGTACACAAATGATGATGTTATTGGGTGTGAATTAGGCGGAGCATTAAAAAATATTTATGCAATTGCGACAGGAATGGGTGATGGTTCTAATGCTGGCGATAATACACGTGCTGCAATTATAACTAGAGGTTTGGCAGAACTTACACGATTAGGAATTGCCATGGGAGGTAAAAAAAGCACATTTGCTGGCTTAGCAGGAATGGGAGATTTAGTTGCAACTTGTTCTAGTTCTAAAAGTAGAAACCATCATGTTGGCTTTCAATTAGGAAGAGGTAAAAGTTTAGAACAAATTATTGACGAAATGGATGAAATTGCAGAAGGTGTAAAAACTGCAAAAGTTGTAATGGAACTTGCTAAACGTTATAAAATTGACATGCCAATAGCTAAAGAGATTTACAAAGTGCTTTATGAAGGCAATAATGTAAATGATGCTTTTAAAGGTTTATTAAAATATGAAACTGGCTCTGAAAAAGAACCAGGTTAAAATTAAAGTGATGACAA
Protein-coding sequences here:
- a CDS encoding NAD(P)H-dependent glycerol-3-phosphate dehydrogenase, with the translated sequence MKLKVGLLGGGSWGTTVASLTAKNSPTIIWARNQEIVNEINEHHTNKKYLPNAKLTDTLRASTSIKETVENADVIVMGVPSQSLREVLIEAKPYIRPWVPIINLAKGLEMSTKMRMTEVIEELMPGHPIGVLTGPNLAKEIHFGKAAAAVIAMVDHSIAKSLQPVFNSGLFRVYTNDDVIGCELGGALKNIYAIATGMGDGSNAGDNTRAAIITRGLAELTRLGIAMGGKKSTFAGLAGMGDLVATCSSSKSRNHHVGFQLGRGKSLEQIIDEMDEIAEGVKTAKVVMELAKRYKIDMPIAKEIYKVLYEGNNVNDAFKGLLKYETGSEKEPG